Proteins found in one Amphiura filiformis chromosome 14, Afil_fr2py, whole genome shotgun sequence genomic segment:
- the LOC140169603 gene encoding uncharacterized protein: protein MQPLTITSDAFISMRFEILTCDDANGTLTLPTFKAKPFSIIGEYVVGEADGAVAITITRTCLPDCVNAGVVVMNTADYTATAGVDYIPLQDELVNFMPAATDATVSLSIVDEADVDPDESLVVYIAIQVNGEIYHGSFTYITIIDND, encoded by the exons ATGCAACCTCTCACCATTACATCAGACGCCTTTATTTCAATGAGATTTGAAATATTAACTTGCGACGACGCTAATGGCACTTTAACACTACCAACTTTCA AAGCAAAACCATTTTCCATCATTGGAGAATATGTTGTTGGTGAAGCAGACGGCGCTGTAGCCATCACTATTACAAGGACATGTTTACCGGACTGTGTAAACGCAGGTGTAGTTG ttatgaacacggcagattATACAGCGACAGCCGGTGTCGACTATATTCCTCTTCAGGACGAACTCGTAAACTTTATGCCTGCCGCGACTGATGCTACAGTTAGCCTGAGTATCGTTGACGAAGCCGATGTAGATCCGGACGAGAGTTTAGTGGTGTATATTGCAATTCAAGTAAATGGAGAAATCTATCATGGCTCGTTTACATATATCACCATAATAGACAATGATTAA